The following proteins are co-located in the Echinicola sp. 20G genome:
- a CDS encoding GlxA family transcriptional regulator: MKNVSIVVPSGHFSLVNIEGTYQIFSWVNGWLISQGKPPYFQLQLVGLSRPAQQSTGLYEIHPEKLIDEVESTDLIVIPAIHGDFDEVIEANADFMPWIIKNYKRGSEVASLCIGCFFLAATGLLDGKQCATHWQFANEFRKRFPQSLMVDDKIITDTDGLYTSGGAFSFTSLLVYLIEKYLGREVAVMAAKSFMIDIDRNSQSHFILFTGQKEHHDEEILKAQKYIEKNFTERITVDELAQMFGVGRRSLERRFKNATSNTVVEYIQRVKMEAAKQELEKGRKTVNEVMYDVGYSDSKAFRGVFKKITGLSPIQYRDKYALSRIKRTLMQGS; this comes from the coding sequence ATGAAAAATGTATCTATTGTTGTTCCGAGTGGCCATTTTAGCTTGGTTAACATTGAAGGCACTTATCAAATCTTTTCTTGGGTTAATGGATGGCTGATTAGTCAGGGCAAACCTCCTTATTTTCAGCTTCAGCTGGTAGGGCTATCCAGGCCTGCCCAGCAATCTACTGGCTTATATGAGATTCATCCCGAAAAGCTTATTGATGAAGTGGAGAGTACAGACTTAATCGTGATTCCGGCGATTCATGGAGATTTTGATGAGGTGATTGAGGCCAATGCTGACTTTATGCCTTGGATTATCAAAAACTATAAAAGAGGTAGCGAAGTGGCCAGCTTATGTATTGGCTGTTTTTTCTTGGCCGCAACAGGACTTTTAGATGGAAAACAATGTGCCACCCATTGGCAGTTTGCTAATGAATTTAGAAAACGCTTTCCCCAATCTCTTATGGTGGATGATAAGATCATTACGGATACCGACGGCTTATATACGAGTGGTGGGGCTTTTTCATTTACAAGTTTATTGGTTTACCTGATTGAGAAATATTTGGGAAGGGAAGTGGCAGTGATGGCGGCAAAGTCATTTATGATCGATATAGACCGGAATAGCCAGTCCCATTTCATCCTTTTTACCGGTCAAAAAGAACATCACGATGAAGAAATATTGAAAGCCCAGAAGTACATTGAGAAAAACTTCACGGAAAGAATAACTGTAGATGAATTGGCTCAAATGTTTGGAGTAGGTAGAAGAAGCTTGGAAAGGAGATTCAAAAATGCCACTTCAAATACAGTGGTTGAGTACATCCAAAGGGTCAAGATGGAGGCTGCCAAGCAGGAATTGGAAAAAGGTCGAAAGACGGTCAATGAAGTGATGTATGATGTTGGTTATTCCGACAGCAAGGCTTTTAGAGGAGTTTTTAAGAAAATCACAGGACTTTCACCTATTCAATATAGAGACAAATATGCTTTAAGCAGGATCAAAAGGACGCTAATGCAGGGCAGTTAA
- a CDS encoding M20 family metallopeptidase → MLKDKVKDLAAQLLSQITDNRRHIHANPELSFEEHQTSAFVEENLRSIGITKIERKADTGLVALIEGKNPEKKVIALRADMDALPIIEQNDVPYKSKNEGVMHACGHDVHTASLLGAAKILHEVKDEFEGTVKLIFQPGEEKIPGGASLMIKDKALENPRPSAIVGQHVMPLIDAGKVGFRKGMYMASADELYLTVKGKGGHGAMPETLVDPILIASHIIVALQQVISRNASPKIPSVLSFGRIEALGATNVIPNEVKIQGTFRTLNEEWRAEAHKKMVKIAEGLAEGMGGEVDFEVRKGYPFLQNAPELTDRAYKAAQEYLGEENVEDLDIWMAAEDFSYYTQEMDGCFYRLGIRNEAKGITSGVHTPTFDIDESALEVGAGLMAWIAINELSEG, encoded by the coding sequence ATGCTAAAGGATAAAGTAAAAGATTTGGCTGCTCAGCTGCTCAGTCAAATCACTGACAATAGAAGACACATCCATGCCAATCCGGAACTTTCATTTGAAGAGCACCAAACCAGTGCCTTTGTGGAAGAAAATTTAAGGAGCATTGGTATCACCAAGATTGAACGCAAAGCTGACACAGGACTTGTAGCATTGATCGAAGGCAAAAATCCTGAGAAAAAAGTCATCGCCTTGAGAGCAGACATGGATGCCCTGCCCATAATCGAACAAAATGATGTGCCCTATAAATCCAAGAATGAAGGGGTAATGCATGCCTGTGGACATGATGTGCACACTGCTTCCCTTCTTGGCGCAGCCAAAATCCTTCATGAAGTCAAAGATGAATTTGAAGGAACCGTTAAGTTGATCTTCCAGCCCGGAGAAGAAAAGATCCCTGGAGGAGCATCATTGATGATCAAAGACAAGGCTTTGGAAAACCCAAGACCAAGTGCCATTGTTGGGCAACACGTGATGCCACTAATCGATGCTGGAAAAGTAGGCTTTCGCAAAGGCATGTACATGGCCAGTGCCGATGAACTTTACTTGACTGTCAAAGGCAAGGGAGGACATGGTGCCATGCCAGAAACGCTAGTAGATCCTATTTTAATTGCTTCACATATTATTGTGGCCTTGCAGCAAGTGATCAGCCGCAATGCTAGTCCTAAAATTCCTTCGGTATTGTCCTTTGGACGCATAGAAGCCTTAGGGGCTACCAATGTGATCCCAAATGAGGTGAAAATCCAGGGAACCTTCAGAACACTGAATGAAGAGTGGAGAGCAGAAGCCCACAAAAAAATGGTTAAAATCGCTGAAGGGTTGGCCGAAGGTATGGGAGGTGAAGTAGATTTTGAAGTAAGAAAAGGATATCCATTTCTGCAAAATGCACCTGAATTGACAGATCGAGCCTATAAAGCTGCTCAGGAATATTTAGGTGAAGAAAACGTGGAAGATTTGGATATTTGGATGGCAGCAGAAGACTTTTCCTATTATACTCAGGAAATGGATGGTTGCTTTTATCGATTAGGAATTAGAAACGAGGCAAAAGGCATCACCAGTGGGGTGCACACGCCTACTTTTGATATTGATGAAAGTGCACTCGAAGTGGGAGCAGGCCTAATGGCTTGGATTGCCATTAATGAACTTTCTGAAGGCTAA
- a CDS encoding DoxX family protein yields the protein MKKDKIIYWVSTWIIFLWDGLMPALTSHTELAVEGIRHLGYPDYFRVELVVLKVLGALALIIPQVPDRVKEWAYAGFAITFISAFVSHWAIDGFGLQTIFPLFVFAILLVSYRYFHKLQTKSNLEESVLTN from the coding sequence ATGAAAAAGGATAAAATTATTTATTGGGTAAGCACATGGATCATTTTCCTCTGGGACGGGCTTATGCCTGCCCTGACTTCCCATACGGAATTGGCCGTAGAAGGCATACGGCATTTGGGTTACCCAGATTATTTCAGGGTAGAACTGGTTGTACTCAAGGTTTTGGGAGCATTGGCACTTATCATTCCCCAAGTACCTGATCGTGTAAAAGAGTGGGCCTATGCAGGCTTTGCCATTACTTTCATTTCGGCATTTGTGAGTCATTGGGCCATCGATGGCTTTGGTTTACAAACCATTTTCCCGCTATTTGTATTTGCCATTTTGTTGGTTTCTTACAGGTACTTCCATAAACTTCAAACCAAGAGCAATTTGGAAGAAAGTGTTTTGACAAACTAA
- a CDS encoding nucleoside triphosphate pyrophosphohydrolase family protein, translating to MKDPKTLSAVAAFHETFKHPILSSPTIPSENRSKLRVSLIAEELRELEEGIKNEDIVEVADALCDIQYVLAGAVLEFGLADKFKELFDEVQRSNMSKACKSVEEAEATMSHYQAQGVECFYEQEGDLFLVFRKEDRKTLKSVNYSPADLKGILGK from the coding sequence ATGAAAGATCCAAAAACATTAAGCGCAGTAGCAGCATTCCATGAAACCTTTAAGCATCCCATTTTATCTTCTCCGACCATACCGAGTGAAAATCGGTCCAAACTAAGGGTTTCCCTGATTGCTGAGGAGCTAAGGGAACTGGAAGAAGGAATTAAGAATGAGGACATTGTGGAGGTAGCAGATGCTTTATGTGACATACAGTATGTATTGGCAGGTGCCGTTTTGGAGTTTGGGCTGGCGGATAAGTTCAAGGAGCTTTTTGATGAAGTGCAGCGGTCAAATATGAGTAAGGCTTGTAAATCCGTGGAGGAAGCCGAAGCGACCATGTCCCATTACCAGGCTCAAGGAGTTGAATGTTTCTATGAACAAGAAGGAGATCTGTTTTTGGTTTTTAGAAAAGAGGACCGCAAGACCCTGAAATCTGTTAATTACTCTCCCGCAGATTTAAAAGGGATATTGGGAAAATAA
- a CDS encoding VOC family protein — protein sequence MINISPYLSFDGNCEEALNFYQSCFGGDIFLMRFQDGPMKDQFPESQQSLIMHGEMKNENFTIMATDMQGPAGHQPGNDMSNILTFDDESLLRKCFALLSAGGTILEPVGQQFWGDIFGELRDKYGKKWKMLLPLNQPNS from the coding sequence ATGATCAATATTAGCCCATACCTTAGTTTTGACGGGAATTGTGAGGAAGCCTTAAATTTCTACCAAAGTTGCTTTGGTGGTGACATCTTTCTGATGAGGTTTCAAGACGGCCCTATGAAGGACCAATTTCCCGAAAGTCAACAAAGCCTGATCATGCATGGTGAGATGAAAAATGAAAACTTCACGATCATGGCCACTGACATGCAAGGCCCTGCGGGTCACCAACCAGGCAATGATATGTCGAATATCCTGACTTTTGATGATGAATCTCTACTGCGCAAGTGTTTTGCATTGCTCTCAGCTGGAGGAACAATATTGGAACCTGTAGGCCAACAATTCTGGGGAGATATATTTGGAGAACTTCGGGACAAGTACGGAAAAAAATGGAAAATGCTTTTACCCTTAAACCAACCCAACTCATGA
- a CDS encoding DinB family protein produces the protein MNMQNKDVFSELEEISKRLLFLLESANESDLNRIPFEGSWTAAQVGDHLLKSYGVVDTLNGQTENCNRAADQKVWNIKNTFLDFSLKMKSPEAILPASGVISKSHLIANLNKKLSSFKLFENQDLTLECKDFTIPEYGPFTRLEWLWFTIFHTCRHTYQLERILASLKAKYAWY, from the coding sequence ATGAACATGCAAAACAAAGATGTATTTTCTGAACTTGAAGAGATCAGCAAAAGGCTACTTTTCCTCCTGGAAAGCGCCAACGAATCAGACCTCAACCGAATTCCTTTCGAAGGAAGTTGGACCGCAGCGCAAGTGGGTGACCATTTGCTAAAATCGTATGGGGTGGTAGATACATTGAATGGTCAAACTGAAAATTGTAACCGAGCTGCTGACCAGAAAGTGTGGAACATCAAAAATACCTTTTTGGACTTTTCCCTTAAAATGAAATCCCCAGAAGCCATTCTTCCGGCTTCTGGGGTGATTTCCAAATCACACTTAATAGCCAACTTAAACAAAAAATTGTCTTCATTCAAACTTTTCGAAAATCAAGACCTGACCCTGGAATGTAAAGATTTTACCATTCCTGAATATGGACCCTTCACCCGCTTGGAATGGTTGTGGTTTACCATTTTCCATACCTGCCGTCACACCTACCAGCTTGAAAGGATCCTAGCCAGCTTGAAAGCCAAATATGCGTGGTACTGA
- a CDS encoding superoxide dismutase: MKKVSFNPSRRTFITQSTKATLAVGIGSSAVGSAFLTACGGASEKEEEEVAQLSTGFSQAGLAYDYAALEPNIDAMTMEIHYTKHAAGYAKKLKAACEAEGVDMEKPLEEVLMKVSNYSTAMRNNGGGHYNHELFWSIMSPEGGGKPEGELASAIDEAFGSFDAFVEKFEGAAKGRFGSGWAWLVVDENKKLQVGSTPNQDNPLMDISEFQGIPLMGIDVWEHAYYLHYQNERGKYVSNWWNVLNWGVISDRFNSIV, encoded by the coding sequence ATGAAAAAAGTTTCATTTAATCCTTCTAGAAGAACTTTTATAACACAAAGTACCAAGGCCACTTTGGCAGTCGGTATTGGAAGTAGCGCTGTTGGCTCTGCTTTTCTAACCGCTTGTGGTGGTGCAAGTGAAAAAGAGGAAGAAGAAGTAGCACAATTGAGTACAGGCTTTTCCCAGGCGGGCTTAGCTTATGACTATGCTGCTTTAGAACCTAATATAGATGCCATGACCATGGAAATTCATTATACCAAACATGCTGCAGGTTATGCCAAAAAACTTAAGGCGGCCTGTGAAGCAGAAGGGGTAGATATGGAAAAACCGTTGGAAGAGGTACTTATGAAGGTGTCTAACTACAGTACTGCCATGAGAAACAATGGTGGAGGACACTATAACCATGAACTCTTCTGGAGCATCATGTCTCCTGAAGGTGGTGGCAAGCCTGAGGGTGAATTGGCATCAGCTATTGATGAAGCGTTTGGGAGTTTTGATGCTTTTGTGGAGAAATTTGAAGGAGCCGCAAAAGGCAGATTTGGTTCTGGCTGGGCATGGTTGGTAGTTGATGAGAACAAAAAGTTGCAAGTAGGATCTACTCCAAATCAAGATAATCCCTTGATGGACATTTCTGAGTTTCAAGGAATCCCTTTAATGGGGATAGATGTATGGGAGCATGCCTATTACCTGCACTATCAAAATGAAAGAGGAAAGTATGTTTCTAACTGGTGGAATGTTTTGAATTGGGGAGTTATATCTGATCGCTTCAATTCTATAGTTTAA
- the secA gene encoding preprotein translocase subunit SecA, producing MLDMIAKGLAKVFGTKSDRDIKELLPYVDKINAEFKQLSSISDEELRAKTIEIKGTINTELKTFDDNIASLKAEIDALAADKVHEKDALFTQIDNVEKDRNEALEVVLEKVLPKAFAVVKETARRFKENGQLKVKANDYDRELSARKDNVELSGEEAIWHNSWNAAGNEITWDMLHYDVQLIGGIALHKGKISEMATGEGKTLVSTLPAYLNALAGRGVHIVTVNDYLAKRDSEWNAPLFEFHGLRVDCIDKYQPNSAGRRKAYNSDIVYGTNNEFGFDYLRDNMSRNADDLVQGKHHFAMIDEVDSVLIDDARTPLIISGPIPRGDEHEFYEMKPRVSTLVDEQRKLIQGYLTEGKKLIAAGNQKEGGLALFRAYRGMPKYKPLIKYLSEPGIRVILQKTENYYLQDNKRMMPEADEPLLFTIDEKTNTVDLTDNGIEVITKKNEDSGFFILPDIGTEIAEMEKDESIDDKEKLIRKEEIIKDYGVKAQRIHTVNQLLKAYCMFEKDTEYILVDGKVKIVDEQTGRVMEGRRYSDGLHQAIEAKENVKVEDATQTYATITLQNYFRMYHKLSGMTGTAETEAGEFWEIYKLDVVVIPTNKPIQRDDREDKVYKTVREKFNAVVDEINELTDAGRPVLVGTTSVEISEVLSRMLTLKKIKHQVLNAKQHAKEAEVVAEAGKPGTVTIATNMAGRGTDIKLTPEAKKAGGLAIIGTERHESRRVDRQLRGRAGRQGDVGSSQFFVSLEDNLMRLFGSDRIAKLMDRMGLEEGEVIQHSMITKSIERAQRKVEENNFGVRKRLLEYDDVMNSQREVVYKRRKNALMGERLELDILNVMFDVCEGIIEMAKSTEDIENLRMNIYSSLGIDHKFSEEDIKSKDAAVLTQELFDASYQNYVTKNMRVIERAMPVLKDVYENRGATVKEIMVPITDGIKQIGVVINLESTISNEGRDLIRAIEKNVTLAIIDQNWKEHLRDMDDLKQSVQNAVYEQKDPLLIYKFEAFEMFKRFVGKLNEDVISFLAKAELPQQNPDQVRAAQAQRQPEPKVQASKEDANSTLNPHANRAAAAAAAANRGAEKQVVAPRKSEKAYGRNDRVSVQYPNGNVKKDVKYKSVEQDIVSGKCIVIED from the coding sequence ATGTTAGACATGATTGCAAAAGGTCTGGCCAAAGTCTTCGGGACCAAGTCAGATAGAGATATAAAAGAATTGCTTCCCTATGTGGATAAAATCAATGCTGAATTTAAGCAGCTGTCCTCCATTTCCGATGAGGAGCTGAGAGCAAAAACCATTGAAATCAAAGGTACCATTAACACTGAACTAAAAACCTTTGATGACAACATTGCCTCACTAAAAGCTGAAATTGATGCATTGGCGGCCGATAAGGTACATGAAAAGGATGCCCTTTTTACCCAAATCGACAATGTAGAAAAAGACCGTAATGAAGCCTTGGAAGTGGTATTGGAAAAAGTACTGCCCAAGGCTTTTGCTGTTGTAAAAGAAACCGCCAGAAGATTCAAAGAAAATGGCCAGTTGAAGGTCAAGGCCAATGATTATGACCGTGAACTTTCAGCCAGAAAAGACAATGTAGAGCTCAGTGGTGAAGAGGCCATTTGGCACAATTCCTGGAACGCAGCTGGCAATGAGATCACATGGGACATGCTCCACTACGATGTGCAGCTGATCGGTGGTATTGCACTTCACAAAGGGAAAATTTCAGAAATGGCCACTGGTGAAGGTAAGACTTTGGTTTCCACCCTTCCAGCCTACCTAAATGCCTTGGCAGGAAGAGGTGTACACATTGTGACTGTCAACGACTACTTGGCCAAAAGGGATAGTGAGTGGAATGCTCCTCTGTTCGAGTTCCACGGCCTGAGAGTAGACTGTATCGACAAATACCAGCCCAACTCTGCCGGAAGAAGAAAAGCCTATAATTCCGATATCGTCTATGGTACCAACAATGAATTTGGCTTTGACTACCTAAGAGATAATATGTCCAGAAATGCCGATGATCTGGTTCAGGGCAAGCACCATTTTGCCATGATTGATGAGGTCGATTCTGTATTGATTGATGATGCCAGAACACCATTGATCATTTCAGGACCTATCCCTAGAGGTGATGAGCATGAGTTTTACGAAATGAAGCCAAGGGTTTCTACCTTGGTGGACGAACAAAGAAAATTGATTCAAGGCTATCTTACCGAAGGTAAAAAGCTTATTGCTGCCGGAAACCAAAAAGAAGGTGGTTTGGCTCTTTTCCGGGCTTATCGCGGCATGCCCAAATACAAGCCTTTGATCAAGTACCTTTCCGAGCCTGGTATCCGGGTAATTCTCCAAAAAACGGAGAACTACTATTTGCAGGACAATAAAAGAATGATGCCAGAAGCGGATGAACCGCTTTTGTTTACCATTGACGAGAAAACCAATACGGTTGACCTTACTGACAATGGTATTGAAGTTATCACCAAGAAAAACGAAGACTCCGGTTTCTTCATTCTTCCAGATATCGGCACAGAAATCGCCGAAATGGAAAAAGATGAATCCATTGATGATAAGGAAAAGCTGATTCGCAAAGAAGAAATCATCAAGGATTATGGTGTAAAAGCCCAAAGGATTCATACCGTAAACCAATTGTTGAAGGCTTATTGTATGTTTGAAAAGGACACCGAATATATCTTGGTGGATGGCAAGGTAAAAATTGTCGACGAACAGACAGGCCGTGTCATGGAAGGCAGAAGGTACTCTGATGGACTTCACCAAGCCATTGAAGCCAAAGAAAATGTGAAGGTAGAGGATGCTACCCAAACTTATGCTACCATCACCTTACAGAACTACTTCAGGATGTACCACAAACTATCTGGTATGACAGGTACTGCAGAAACTGAAGCAGGTGAGTTTTGGGAAATCTATAAATTGGATGTAGTTGTTATCCCTACCAACAAACCAATCCAAAGGGATGACAGGGAAGATAAAGTATACAAAACAGTTCGCGAGAAATTCAATGCTGTAGTAGACGAAATCAATGAACTGACAGACGCAGGAAGGCCAGTATTAGTGGGTACTACATCCGTGGAAATCTCCGAGGTACTCAGCAGAATGCTGACTTTGAAGAAAATCAAACACCAGGTATTGAATGCCAAGCAGCACGCCAAAGAAGCGGAAGTAGTTGCCGAAGCAGGAAAGCCAGGAACAGTGACCATTGCCACCAACATGGCCGGTCGTGGTACGGATATTAAATTGACTCCAGAAGCCAAAAAAGCAGGTGGTCTTGCCATCATTGGTACAGAAAGACACGAATCCAGAAGGGTCGATAGACAGCTTAGAGGTCGTGCAGGACGTCAAGGAGATGTGGGTTCTTCCCAATTCTTCGTGTCTTTGGAAGATAACCTTATGCGTCTCTTTGGCTCTGACAGAATTGCCAAATTGATGGATAGAATGGGACTGGAAGAAGGAGAAGTGATCCAGCATAGCATGATCACCAAATCCATCGAACGAGCCCAAAGAAAAGTTGAGGAAAACAACTTTGGTGTTCGTAAGCGCCTGTTGGAATATGATGATGTTATGAACTCCCAAAGAGAGGTAGTTTATAAGCGGAGAAAAAATGCGCTTATGGGCGAACGTCTTGAGTTGGATATTCTGAACGTAATGTTTGATGTTTGTGAAGGCATCATCGAAATGGCCAAGAGCACAGAAGACATAGAGAACCTTCGAATGAATATCTATAGTTCTTTAGGCATTGACCATAAGTTCAGTGAAGAAGATATCAAATCCAAGGATGCCGCAGTGCTTACACAAGAGCTGTTTGATGCTTCTTACCAAAACTATGTCACCAAAAACATGCGCGTAATCGAACGTGCCATGCCAGTTTTGAAGGATGTTTATGAAAACAGGGGAGCCACTGTCAAAGAGATCATGGTGCCGATTACTGATGGTATCAAACAAATCGGTGTGGTCATCAATCTGGAATCCACTATCTCTAATGAAGGAAGAGATTTGATTCGTGCCATTGAGAAAAATGTGACCTTGGCAATCATTGACCAAAACTGGAAAGAGCACCTAAGAGATATGGATGATCTGAAGCAGTCGGTGCAAAATGCCGTTTACGAACAGAAAGATCCGTTATTGATCTACAAATTTGAAGCATTCGAAATGTTCAAACGATTTGTAGGCAAACTAAATGAGGATGTCATTTCTTTCTTGGCCAAGGCTGAATTGCCACAGCAAAACCCTGATCAGGTGAGAGCTGCCCAAGCGCAAAGACAACCTGAACCTAAAGTTCAAGCTTCCAAAGAAGACGCCAACAGTACTTTAAATCCTCACGCCAACCGGGCCGCAGCAGCTGCTGCCGCTGCAAACAGAGGAGCTGAAAAACAAGTGGTCGCTCCAAGAAAATCTGAAAAGGCATATGGTAGAAATGACCGTGTTTCTGTGCAGTACCCTAATGGAAACGTGAAAAAAGATGTAAAATATAAAAGTGTTGAGCAGGACATCGTTTCTGGCAAGTGTATTGTTATAGAAGACTAA
- the dapF gene encoding diaminopimelate epimerase, whose translation MDLSFYKYQGTGNDFVMIDDRNEQFDHKNLELVSQLCDRKFGIGSDGLILIRNKEGFDFEMVYFNADGSQSMCGNGARCAVAFSKFLGIIDEHTKFLAIDGPHEASIRNGLVELGMGDVHSISNADQDYFVNTGSPHHVRFVDDVEQYPVVKEGASIRYSEAYQPSGTNVNFVSTLAEDEIYVRTYERGVEDETLSCGTGVTACALVYGYQNKLNHVKIKALGGNLSVKFAATSDGSFKDILLIGPAEQVFKGTIKI comes from the coding sequence ATGGATTTATCATTTTATAAATATCAAGGAACGGGCAATGACTTTGTGATGATCGATGACCGTAACGAGCAATTTGATCATAAAAACCTGGAACTCGTCAGCCAACTTTGCGACCGAAAATTTGGAATAGGCTCTGATGGCCTTATCCTTATCCGCAACAAAGAGGGCTTTGATTTTGAAATGGTTTATTTCAATGCCGACGGTTCACAAAGCATGTGTGGTAACGGAGCGAGGTGCGCTGTAGCTTTTTCCAAGTTCTTGGGTATTATAGATGAACATACCAAATTTCTTGCCATAGATGGCCCCCATGAAGCAAGCATCCGAAATGGCCTTGTAGAATTGGGCATGGGTGATGTACACAGTATCTCCAATGCCGACCAAGATTATTTCGTCAATACAGGATCACCTCACCATGTTCGTTTTGTGGATGATGTGGAGCAATATCCCGTGGTAAAAGAAGGGGCTTCCATTCGCTATAGTGAAGCCTACCAACCTTCTGGTACCAATGTAAACTTTGTTTCTACTTTGGCTGAAGATGAGATTTATGTGAGAACCTATGAAAGAGGTGTGGAAGATGAGACACTCTCTTGTGGTACTGGAGTTACGGCATGTGCATTGGTCTACGGGTATCAAAACAAACTCAATCACGTGAAAATTAAAGCTTTGGGAGGAAACTTGTCAGTGAAATTTGCCGCAACATCTGACGGTAGCTTCAAGGATATTTTGCTGATAGGCCCGGCGGAGCAGGTTTTTAAAGGAACCATTAAAATTTAA
- a CDS encoding S1/P1 nuclease, translating to MKKLFIALFLCTSMTFQSFGWGQNGHRVIGQIAAWHLNSKAQRSIAKILGHESIPMVANWMDQIRSDHNYDYAYTWHFLTVHEGEGYNPAIQEEGGDAYETLQRLIDELKNKPLSLKKKQENLKMLIHIVGDLHQPLHVGTGEDMGGNKVDVYYFNQKTNLHTVWDTKMIERQHLSYTELATHLNNRADKQTIKELQDAPLSAWLEEAVSLRPFVYDLPENKRLSYEYDYKYFPIIEDRLLAGGIRLAGILNDIYG from the coding sequence ATGAAGAAACTGTTTATTGCGCTTTTTTTGTGCACTTCAATGACTTTTCAATCTTTTGGTTGGGGTCAGAATGGTCACCGGGTAATTGGGCAGATTGCTGCTTGGCATCTCAATTCAAAAGCCCAAAGAAGCATTGCCAAAATATTGGGCCATGAATCCATCCCCATGGTCGCCAATTGGATGGACCAAATTAGATCAGACCATAATTACGATTACGCCTACACATGGCACTTCCTTACAGTTCATGAAGGCGAAGGCTATAACCCTGCCATTCAGGAAGAGGGTGGAGATGCTTATGAAACTTTACAGCGACTCATTGATGAGCTTAAAAACAAACCCTTATCGCTGAAGAAAAAGCAGGAAAACCTGAAAATGTTGATCCATATTGTGGGAGACTTGCACCAACCTTTACACGTGGGTACAGGAGAAGACATGGGAGGCAATAAGGTAGATGTTTATTATTTCAATCAAAAAACCAACCTTCATACCGTTTGGGACACCAAGATGATTGAAAGGCAGCACCTCAGTTATACTGAATTGGCCACTCACCTAAACAACAGAGCCGATAAACAAACAATTAAGGAGTTACAGGATGCTCCTTTGTCAGCATGGTTGGAGGAAGCAGTCTCCCTCAGACCATTCGTTTATGATTTGCCCGAAAACAAGCGACTTTCCTATGAATATGACTATAAATACTTCCCCATTATTGAAGACCGTCTTTTGGCAGGTGGAATCAGGTTGGCAGGAATCCTTAATGACATTTATGGTTAA
- a CDS encoding VOC family protein has translation MPSKIFVNLPVKDLKKSMEFFKHLGFTFNEQFTDEKAACLVINDGSIYAMLLTEPFFQGFTKKAIADATKTTEVLIALDIESKQAVDDMVSKAIEAGGNTYMDPADHGWMYQHSFADLDGHQWELCYMDESALPNQ, from the coding sequence ATGCCTTCTAAAATTTTTGTTAACCTACCTGTAAAGGATTTGAAAAAGTCCATGGAGTTCTTTAAGCACCTCGGATTTACTTTCAATGAGCAATTTACTGATGAAAAAGCGGCCTGCTTGGTCATTAATGATGGGAGCATTTATGCTATGCTTTTGACGGAGCCATTTTTCCAAGGATTTACCAAGAAAGCCATTGCTGACGCGACCAAAACGACCGAAGTATTGATTGCATTGGATATAGAAAGCAAACAAGCGGTCGATGACATGGTCTCCAAAGCCATAGAGGCAGGAGGGAACACTTATATGGATCCAGCAGATCATGGCTGGATGTACCAACACAGCTTTGCTGACCTCGATGGACACCAATGGGAGCTCTGCTATATGGATGAAAGTGCCTTACCAAACCAGTAA